A region of Desulfocurvibacter africanus subsp. africanus DSM 2603 DNA encodes the following proteins:
- a CDS encoding sigma-54-dependent transcriptional regulator, translating to MGKRSALIVDDDANLSTTFTFLLDERGYTTLTANQGRLGIEAYDSSLPDVVFLDLKLPDMSGLEVLEELGKRSHKASIVMITGHASVDTAVSAIRKGAFDYLVKPFSAAQVEHVLDMIERFRSLETEVKSLRSELNGIVHQGAFLTRNAQVKKVLQIARQVAETKASILITGESGTGKGLLARLVHDWSPRSEQPFVTVDCTALQESLLESDLFGHVKGAFTGAVRDKPGKVESADEGTLFLDEVGELSPSLQAKLLRFLQSREFERVGDTKVRTVDARVIAATNRNLEEMVHEGLFRQDLYFRLNVVELSMPPLRQRLDDIPVLADHFLDHFRNMHGRDVRGFAPSVISQLTRYPWPGNVRELANVIERAVAMASGPQLTPEDFPEGVRRPKPIAGIPPTLEELEREHISSVLVQTATMDEAARILGIDPATLWRKRRKYGLG from the coding sequence ATGGGCAAACGCTCTGCCTTGATTGTGGATGATGATGCCAACCTGTCCACAACGTTTACATTCCTCCTTGATGAGCGGGGATATACAACTTTGACCGCGAATCAAGGCAGGCTGGGCATTGAGGCATATGACTCCAGCTTGCCTGACGTAGTCTTTCTTGATCTCAAGCTACCTGACATGAGCGGCCTCGAAGTGCTGGAGGAATTAGGCAAACGAAGCCACAAGGCCAGCATTGTGATGATAACCGGCCATGCTTCGGTGGATACGGCTGTCTCGGCAATCCGAAAGGGGGCGTTCGATTATCTGGTCAAGCCGTTCTCGGCAGCCCAGGTGGAGCACGTCCTGGACATGATCGAGAGGTTTCGCAGCCTGGAAACCGAAGTGAAAAGCTTGCGATCGGAGCTGAACGGCATAGTGCATCAGGGTGCGTTCCTGACCAGGAACGCACAGGTGAAGAAGGTCTTGCAGATTGCAAGACAGGTAGCGGAAACCAAGGCCAGCATTCTCATCACTGGCGAGAGCGGCACGGGCAAGGGGTTACTGGCACGGCTTGTCCATGACTGGAGTCCTCGCTCTGAGCAGCCATTCGTCACGGTTGACTGCACCGCTCTCCAGGAGAGCCTACTCGAAAGCGATCTTTTCGGCCATGTTAAAGGAGCTTTCACTGGAGCCGTGCGTGACAAGCCAGGCAAGGTCGAGTCCGCCGATGAAGGCACGCTTTTCCTCGACGAGGTGGGGGAGCTGTCGCCAAGCCTGCAGGCCAAGCTGCTGCGTTTCCTCCAGTCCAGAGAGTTTGAGCGAGTCGGTGACACGAAGGTGCGCACGGTGGATGCGCGTGTGATCGCAGCAACCAACCGGAACCTGGAGGAGATGGTACACGAGGGCCTATTCAGGCAGGATTTGTATTTCCGCCTCAATGTGGTTGAGCTGTCCATGCCGCCTCTTCGGCAACGTCTGGACGACATTCCTGTGCTTGCGGACCATTTTCTTGATCATTTTCGAAATATGCATGGAAGAGATGTGAGAGGTTTCGCTCCAAGTGTAATAAGCCAACTGACCCGCTATCCATGGCCGGGCAATGTCCGGGAATTGGCTAACGTCATCGAGAGGGCTGTAGCCATGGCTTCGGGGCCGCAACTCACACCTGAAGACTTTCCCGAAGGAGTTCGCCGTCCCAAACCAATTGCCGGTATCCCCCCGACCCTTGAGGAACTGGAGCGCGAGCACATCAGCTCGGTACTCGTGCAGACTGCAACCATGGATGAAGCCGCGCGCATACTCGGGATCGATCCCGCCACGCTGTGGCGCAAGCGCAGGAAGTATGGCCTTGGGTAA
- a CDS encoding sensor histidine kinase: protein MAELFGLRSFRVRILLGYGAAIVIIAIVFGWSVTNVRTLGLASESILKENYKSILAAENMINDLERQDSLLLYELLGINPATSEAFRAMESDFLQWLGKAKDNITIESEVALLEKLEAGYLAFLGNAHGFYQKPTAERATFYQTEVQPLFFAVRQSCVDLRELNQEAMVQASAQAQQLASKAVLRMVAAGAAVTVIGLVLSIFLARRLASPVERMREAAKRIADGDYGVQVPVSGQDELAQLAGQFNSMAKRLEQYHAMNIGKILAEKHKTEAILQSVDDGIVVVDPEFSIMSINLMAGSIFNVSPEEVSGKHVLEAIRDERLSKLIKQAIETGQQPELDEQESTLSVSRGEKQVYYSFSVVPVHIGHGPVIAAVLLLRDVTRLRELDRLKSEFVMTASHELRTPLTSIGMSIDLLKDKAGSKLSDRERQLLTVAQEDVQRLKALVNELLDLSKIEAGKLEIDFERVPLPLICEKTAKIMATQAEQAGVELAFSCDEGLPEVRVDPNKITWVLVNLVGNALRHTPENGHVRVAAKQAGRFAHVSVSDDGEGIPLEFQTKIFDKFVQVKSRRTSSGTGLGLAICKEIVRAHGGTIWVESTPGEGTTFTFTVPIAE, encoded by the coding sequence ATGGCTGAACTTTTTGGGTTGCGTTCGTTCCGGGTGCGAATCCTCCTGGGTTATGGCGCGGCCATCGTCATTATCGCCATCGTCTTCGGGTGGTCCGTGACGAACGTGCGAACGCTCGGGCTGGCGTCTGAGTCCATACTCAAAGAAAATTACAAGTCCATCCTCGCCGCCGAGAACATGATCAACGACCTGGAGCGCCAGGACAGCCTGCTCCTTTACGAACTCCTCGGCATCAACCCGGCAACTTCCGAAGCCTTTCGCGCGATGGAGAGCGATTTCCTGCAATGGCTCGGCAAGGCCAAGGACAACATCACCATCGAGAGTGAGGTCGCACTGCTTGAGAAGCTTGAAGCAGGATACCTAGCCTTTCTGGGCAATGCACATGGCTTTTACCAGAAGCCTACGGCCGAGAGAGCCACCTTCTACCAGACGGAAGTCCAGCCGTTGTTCTTTGCCGTCAGACAGTCCTGTGTCGATCTGCGGGAGCTGAATCAGGAGGCCATGGTCCAGGCCAGCGCCCAGGCGCAACAGCTTGCCTCCAAGGCGGTACTGCGCATGGTCGCCGCGGGAGCGGCGGTAACGGTGATCGGGCTTGTGCTCAGCATCTTCCTGGCCCGCCGTCTGGCTAGTCCGGTTGAGCGCATGCGCGAGGCTGCCAAGCGTATCGCCGATGGCGACTATGGTGTGCAGGTGCCGGTCTCGGGACAAGATGAACTCGCGCAACTCGCGGGCCAGTTCAATTCCATGGCCAAGCGGCTTGAGCAGTATCACGCCATGAACATCGGGAAAATCCTCGCGGAGAAGCACAAGACCGAGGCGATCCTGCAGAGTGTGGATGATGGCATTGTAGTCGTTGACCCGGAGTTCTCGATCATGAGCATCAACCTCATGGCCGGGAGTATCTTCAATGTGAGTCCAGAAGAGGTCAGCGGCAAGCACGTGCTTGAGGCGATCAGAGATGAGCGGCTCTCCAAGTTGATCAAGCAGGCCATCGAAACTGGCCAACAGCCTGAACTTGATGAGCAGGAAAGCACGCTGTCCGTGTCTCGCGGGGAGAAGCAGGTATACTATTCCTTTTCGGTTGTCCCGGTGCACATCGGCCATGGCCCGGTCATTGCCGCAGTTCTGTTGTTGCGAGACGTTACCCGCCTGCGCGAATTGGACCGGCTCAAGTCGGAGTTCGTAATGACGGCCTCTCATGAGCTGCGCACGCCACTTACCAGCATCGGCATGAGCATCGATCTGCTCAAGGACAAGGCCGGGAGCAAGCTCAGCGATCGAGAGCGTCAGCTTCTCACCGTGGCCCAGGAAGATGTGCAACGCCTTAAGGCGCTCGTGAACGAGTTGTTGGACCTCTCGAAGATAGAGGCCGGAAAGCTGGAGATCGACTTCGAGCGCGTCCCCTTGCCGCTCATCTGCGAGAAGACCGCCAAGATCATGGCCACCCAGGCGGAACAGGCTGGTGTGGAACTGGCTTTCAGTTGCGATGAGGGGTTGCCTGAAGTCAGGGTTGACCCGAACAAAATCACCTGGGTGCTGGTGAACCTCGTGGGCAACGCCCTGCGTCATACGCCCGAAAATGGGCATGTGCGGGTTGCCGCCAAGCAAGCGGGCCGATTCGCGCACGTGTCCGTCAGTGATGACGGAGAGGGCATTCCACTGGAATTTCAGACCAAGATCTTCGATAAGTTCGTGCAGGTGAAGTCTCGGAGGACCAGCAGTGGGACAGGCCTGGGGCTGGCCATCTGCAAGGAGATCGTTCGCGCTCACGGTGGGACGATCTGGGTGGAGTCCACTCCGGGAGAGGGGACAACCTTCACCTTCACTGTCCCGATCGCGGAATGA
- a CDS encoding sigma-54-dependent transcriptional regulator, whose protein sequence is MPDSQDRILVVDDEKNIRITLSQALEDLAEVDTAVNGEEALEKIGRQAYQVVLLDLRMPGMDGMEVLRRIAEQRPEIKFVIITAHGTVDNAVEAMKLGALDYLQKPFTPSEVREVVTRILNREALDEHQHAEFDHLVELALRSITERRFEAAMELLHKSVAIQHDSPEVFNLIGAIHELQGEREEALKNYRNAYWLAPSYAPSRDNFERLSGIPSSSGTIDLGDRQRK, encoded by the coding sequence ATGCCCGATAGCCAGGACCGCATTCTTGTTGTCGATGACGAGAAGAATATCCGCATCACCCTCTCCCAGGCACTGGAGGACCTGGCTGAAGTGGACACGGCGGTGAACGGCGAAGAGGCCCTGGAAAAAATCGGCCGGCAAGCCTATCAGGTGGTGCTGCTCGACCTAAGGATGCCGGGCATGGACGGAATGGAGGTGCTCCGGCGCATTGCCGAGCAACGCCCGGAGATCAAGTTCGTGATTATCACGGCACATGGCACGGTGGACAATGCTGTCGAAGCCATGAAGCTCGGCGCGCTGGACTACCTGCAAAAGCCGTTCACCCCATCCGAGGTCCGAGAAGTCGTCACGCGCATCCTGAATCGTGAAGCGCTCGACGAGCACCAGCATGCGGAGTTCGACCATCTGGTTGAACTGGCCCTCAGATCGATCACGGAGCGCCGTTTCGAGGCTGCCATGGAACTGCTGCACAAGTCGGTCGCCATACAGCATGACAGCCCGGAAGTCTTCAATCTCATCGGAGCCATTCACGAACTTCAGGGTGAGCGCGAGGAGGCGCTCAAGAACTACCGGAACGCCTACTGGCTGGCGCCATCCTATGCCCCTTCGCGTGACAACTTCGAGCGACTCAGCGGCATACCCAGTTCGAGCGGAACAATCGATCTGGGCGACAGGCAAAGGAAGTAG
- a CDS encoding potassium channel family protein, with the protein MDLLGMLSKKSFVVIVGCGRLGSHIANTLSKEGHSVVVVDLRQKSFQELSGDFSGFSIPGDATEFDTLRQAKLDKADVLIAATESDTVNMLVAQVAAKIFKVSKVLARVFDKDRQDLCTRLGIATVCPSTVVGTIFLNSLFGIQREM; encoded by the coding sequence ATGGATCTATTGGGTATGCTCTCGAAAAAGAGTTTCGTGGTAATCGTCGGGTGCGGCAGGCTCGGCTCGCACATCGCGAATACTCTCTCCAAGGAGGGGCATAGCGTGGTCGTGGTTGATCTGCGCCAAAAGTCCTTCCAGGAGCTATCGGGCGACTTCAGCGGTTTTTCCATACCAGGCGACGCCACGGAGTTCGATACCTTGCGCCAGGCCAAGCTGGACAAGGCCGACGTGCTCATCGCGGCCACCGAGAGCGATACGGTGAATATGCTGGTAGCTCAGGTCGCAGCCAAGATATTCAAGGTCAGTAAGGTATTGGCCAGGGTATTTGACAAAGATCGGCAGGACCTCTGCACCCGCCTTGGCATTGCCACCGTCTGCCCCTCCACGGTCGTAGGCACCATTTTTCTCAATTCTCTTTTTGGCATCCAGCGGGAGATGTAG
- a CDS encoding potassium channel family protein produces the protein MASLRIMLVGGGKPVYFLARSFISKGHGVTIVNSDQEECAWLARKLKALVVHGDATQPRLLADAGVQDVDVILAATLRDEDNLAICQSAAKQFGVRRTLALVNDPELEAVFHDLGVTDAFSMTQVLTGLIERRVETEGVLNLLPLGGGKVNLTEIVLDEDAPVVGKTLMDVRMPEDSLVACIFREGNPLVPRGSTMLLARDRLVILSLPENYGQILRMLTGEKG, from the coding sequence ATGGCTTCACTGCGGATCATGCTCGTGGGAGGTGGCAAGCCGGTCTACTTCCTGGCGCGTTCGTTCATATCCAAGGGTCATGGCGTGACCATCGTAAACAGTGACCAGGAAGAATGCGCCTGGCTGGCCCGTAAGCTCAAGGCTCTGGTGGTGCATGGCGACGCAACTCAGCCCCGCCTGCTCGCGGATGCGGGTGTCCAGGACGTGGACGTCATCCTGGCTGCCACCCTGCGGGATGAGGACAATCTAGCCATATGCCAGAGCGCGGCCAAGCAGTTCGGCGTCCGGCGCACCCTGGCCCTCGTGAACGATCCCGAGTTGGAGGCGGTTTTCCATGATCTCGGAGTGACCGATGCCTTCTCCATGACGCAGGTTCTCACCGGGCTTATCGAGCGCAGGGTCGAAACCGAAGGAGTGCTCAACCTGCTTCCCTTGGGCGGCGGCAAGGTCAACCTCACTGAAATCGTCCTCGACGAGGACGCTCCCGTAGTAGGCAAGACCCTCATGGATGTGCGCATGCCGGAAGACAGTCTCGTAGCCTGCATCTTCCGCGAGGGGAATCCGCTCGTGCCCCGAGGCTCGACCATGCTCTTGGCCAGGGACCGGCTCGTGATCTTGTCCCTGCCCGAAAACTACGGGCAGATTCTGCGCATGCTCACCGGGGAGAAGGGGTAA
- a CDS encoding TrkH family potassium uptake protein, with amino-acid sequence MGYLPGPALRLRTMFSYAGLIWTLVGLLMLASLAVLPFADGEAAWSWAFLYPASALLLGGLTTWRVARPRTYVTLTLQDGGVVVLLGWIVCCLAATWPFLSILDLTFTQALFETVSGFTTTGLSVVDVTTAPKVVLLWRSLMQLAGGAGLAIIMLAAIAGPAGTSLSGAEGRSDQLAPHVRSSATLVLVIYSAYALAGSLAYRIAGMEWFDAVNHAFAAISTGGFSTRPESIGYWNSSEIELVTVVLMILGNLNFVTAYLLLTGKWRSVLKNGELRFSLLLFLAAAGLLFWFVTHHGYTGLGKQVRVALFEAVTAATTTGFSTVGYTGWPAIGWLVMLLLMLVGGGTGSTAGGIKQYRVYLLIKSVWWEIKRALLPRGSVPAESIWMGERPKFIDDSDLRRATCFVTLYLVCFTLGVGIMVAYGYPLRESLFEYASSIGTVGLSIGITSADAPPAVLWTQIMGMFLGRLEFFIVFIAALHAGRIVLPIISRRKRPARS; translated from the coding sequence ATGGGCTACCTTCCCGGTCCAGCTCTTCGTCTGAGGACCATGTTTTCCTATGCCGGCTTAATTTGGACGCTGGTGGGGCTGCTCATGCTCGCCTCGCTGGCCGTCCTGCCGTTCGCTGACGGGGAGGCCGCTTGGTCTTGGGCATTTCTGTATCCAGCCTCGGCACTCCTTCTCGGAGGACTGACGACCTGGCGCGTGGCCCGACCTCGCACGTACGTGACTCTAACTCTACAGGACGGCGGCGTGGTCGTCCTGCTCGGTTGGATTGTCTGCTGTCTGGCGGCTACATGGCCCTTCCTGTCCATCCTGGACCTGACTTTCACGCAGGCGCTCTTTGAGACGGTCAGCGGGTTCACCACGACAGGATTGTCCGTGGTCGATGTCACCACCGCTCCCAAGGTTGTCCTCTTGTGGCGCAGCCTTATGCAACTAGCGGGCGGCGCTGGCTTGGCCATCATCATGCTGGCGGCCATCGCCGGCCCAGCCGGGACCAGCCTCTCTGGAGCCGAGGGGCGCAGCGATCAACTTGCGCCCCATGTGCGTTCGTCCGCGACTCTGGTGCTGGTCATCTATTCCGCATATGCCCTCGCGGGCAGCCTCGCCTACCGCATCGCGGGCATGGAGTGGTTCGATGCCGTGAACCACGCCTTCGCGGCCATTTCAACAGGTGGTTTTTCCACCCGGCCGGAATCCATCGGCTACTGGAATTCGTCCGAGATTGAACTGGTCACCGTTGTGCTCATGATTCTTGGAAACCTTAACTTCGTGACCGCCTACCTCCTGCTCACGGGCAAATGGCGATCCGTCTTAAAGAATGGCGAGCTGCGCTTTAGCCTTCTCCTCTTTCTTGCCGCCGCAGGCCTGCTCTTTTGGTTCGTTACCCATCACGGCTACACCGGGCTGGGCAAGCAGGTGCGCGTGGCTCTGTTCGAAGCGGTTACCGCAGCCACGACAACGGGTTTCTCCACCGTGGGCTACACCGGATGGCCGGCCATCGGTTGGCTGGTCATGCTGCTGCTCATGCTCGTGGGCGGAGGCACCGGTTCGACCGCCGGCGGGATCAAGCAGTATCGGGTGTACCTGCTGATCAAATCCGTGTGGTGGGAAATCAAGCGCGCGCTGCTGCCGCGTGGGAGTGTGCCCGCCGAGTCGATCTGGATGGGCGAGCGACCGAAGTTCATTGATGACTCCGACCTGCGCAGGGCGACATGCTTTGTGACACTCTACCTGGTGTGCTTCACTTTGGGCGTCGGCATTATGGTCGCGTACGGCTATCCACTGCGGGAGAGCCTCTTCGAGTATGCTTCAAGCATCGGGACAGTAGGACTGTCCATCGGCATCACCTCGGCGGATGCTCCCCCGGCGGTGCTGTGGACCCAAATCATGGGCATGTTTCTGGGCAGGCTCGAATTCTTCATCGTGTTCATCGCTGCATTGCATGCAGGCAGGATCGTTCTCCCCATCATATCGAGGAGGAAACGACCTGCTCGATCGTAG
- a CDS encoding DUF389 domain-containing protein has protein sequence MIRVVEITASAGKSDEIVRDIQGSLSVIGLKVERGISVQPPGDVITVQVTTQALHELMRLLDRHGIGQEAGGSWLTSQPMGLVSKEWEEEIPRGRTEASWEEMEMSLARESNMTVNSLLIMAISGVIAAVGILTNALHIVVGAMLIAPGFEPITRIAMGIVNRGGSWRLGLPHTAMGYAALVLGAAVTSLGLRLTGIDTPYEHSSYLPAGVLITYWTSISGPSLWVTITASIAGAVLVVIHRSVLTAGVMIALALVPSACLVGMGAAYGNWGLAGKGLLRWIVEAGVVLACSLLVFAWKQVSVYKRNSAIKIRRTAGSGGRG, from the coding sequence ATGATACGCGTGGTCGAGATAACGGCGTCCGCTGGCAAGAGCGATGAAATTGTGCGGGACATCCAAGGGAGCCTAAGCGTTATCGGCCTGAAGGTGGAGCGCGGCATATCCGTCCAGCCGCCTGGGGATGTCATCACCGTGCAGGTCACGACTCAGGCGTTGCACGAGCTCATGCGCCTGCTCGACCGGCACGGAATCGGACAGGAGGCGGGCGGATCCTGGCTCACAAGCCAGCCTATGGGACTTGTCTCCAAAGAGTGGGAGGAGGAAATACCGCGCGGCAGGACCGAGGCATCCTGGGAAGAAATGGAAATGTCCCTGGCCCGCGAGAGCAACATGACAGTGAACTCACTCCTGATCATGGCCATATCCGGGGTGATCGCCGCCGTGGGCATACTAACGAATGCCTTGCACATCGTAGTTGGGGCCATGCTCATCGCGCCCGGCTTCGAGCCGATCACGCGCATCGCCATGGGCATCGTCAATAGAGGTGGATCATGGAGGCTGGGCCTGCCACACACGGCCATGGGCTATGCGGCCCTGGTCCTCGGCGCGGCCGTGACTTCGCTGGGCCTCCGCCTGACAGGCATCGATACGCCGTATGAGCATTCCTCGTACCTACCCGCCGGAGTGCTCATCACGTATTGGACCTCTATCTCCGGCCCCTCCCTGTGGGTAACAATCACCGCAAGCATTGCCGGGGCTGTTCTCGTGGTAATCCACAGGTCCGTGCTGACAGCCGGGGTCATGATCGCGCTGGCCCTGGTACCCTCGGCCTGTCTTGTAGGCATGGGGGCTGCGTATGGTAATTGGGGGCTTGCCGGCAAGGGGTTGTTGCGCTGGATCGTGGAGGCGGGCGTCGTCCTGGCCTGCTCCCTGCTTGTCTTCGCCTGGAAGCAGGTCAGTGTGTACAAACGCAACTCCGCCATAAAGATCCGGCGCACAGCCGGGAGCGGCGGCAGAGGCTAG
- a CDS encoding recombinase family protein produces the protein MPPLLLQIIGAVAEFERAIIKERQREGIRAAQKSGKQMGRAKALTPVQVEEIKARVAKGETKKGLAQEYGISRQTLYAALVP, from the coding sequence ATGCCACCGCTCCTGCTCCAGATCATCGGCGCGGTTGCTGAGTTCGAGCGGGCGATCATCAAAGAGAGGCAGCGAGAGGGCATCAGGGCCGCTCAGAAGTCCGGGAAGCAGATGGGACGAGCCAAGGCTCTCACTCCAGTCCAAGTCGAGGAGATCAAGGCGAGGGTCGCAAAAGGCGAGACGAAGAAGGGATTGGCCCAGGAGTACGGCATCAGTCGTCAGACGCTGTATGCCGCTTTGGTCCCATAA